AACCGGGAACATAAAAATTTCTTACAGGTCTCATCACGTTCGGGCGTACGCTATTTCTTTAAGAGTGATGGCAAGCCATATAATGCCGGAGATCTCTTCGTGCAGAACGATCTGGCTAAAACACTTGCGATAATAGCAGACAACGGTTGCGAGGAGTTCTATCGGGGTAAGATAGCGCAGCAGATAGACGCGGATATGAAAAAGCATCGTGGATTTCTGCGCTTTGAGGATCTGGCCCTGATTCCTGAGGTGATTGAGCGCAAACCACTTAAGAGCTCTTATCGCGGCCATGCTATCTCTGTTTTTCCACCTCCCGGATCAGGAGAGACTCTGCTCCTTATTCTTGCGATGATGGAGTTCGTTCCGCAAGAACTTTTCGCCGGGAATACACCTGAGGCCTACGGTATACTGGCGGATATTTTCTATCTTGCATTTATTGAATATCGGCAAACTCCGCGCAACCCCAATACTTTTCCGCAGATTGTCGATAAAATCGGAAAAAGGTCTGAGATTGCCAAAAGGCTTATCGCCCATATCGATAAAAATAGAGGATTAAGATTTTCAGATCCGGAGGCAATAGCTAAACAGGGGTTAGGGGAAACAACCCACCTTTCCGTGATGGACGGCGATGGAAATGCCGTGGGCCTCACCCAATCCATAAACCTTGTCTATGGGTCTAAAGCTGCGGCTGAGGGGCTGGGATTTATTTATAACAACTACATAGAAGCTTTTCAGTATAATAAGCCCGATCACTACTACAACTTAAGACCTGGGGGGATCCCGTGGCCCTGTGCAGTGCCCGCTATCATCTTTAAACAGAGCAAACCCTGGATTGTTCTCGGCAGTCCCGGCAGCCAGCGTATATTTTCTTCAATGGTCCAATTTATCTCCGGCATAATCGACCAGCATTTGCCTATCAGTGAGGCGATGATAAAACCGCGTATTCATTCGGAAGCGAACGGTGAATTGAGTCTTGAGATAGAAAGATTTGCGCCTGATATTATCGACTTTCTTGCAACCCAGGGCTTGCGACTCAAATCTCGTGAACCTCTCTCTTTCTATATGGGAGCGATTCAGGCGGTACTGAAATGCCAAACTGGCAATGGTTTTCAGGGAGTTGCCGATATCAGACGGGATGGAACTGCTACAGGGTTTTAAACGAAATAATAGTGCCCTTATCCAGCTACACTGAATTATACAGACAATGGAGATAAAACAGTGGAAGTAGATTTCAAAGATATTGAGTCAAAATTCAAAGCGGACAAACAGGGA
This genomic stretch from Pseudomonadota bacterium harbors:
- a CDS encoding gamma-glutamyltransferase produces the protein MKFIDKCLRESEISFKPSVDCKCTVAENGMVATAFPDATNAGVKMLECGGNAVDAACASALALGVCEPNGSGIGGQSVAILYINGRTVAIDGSSHAPALAHSSRFKSDKSRKLGYKATTIPSTLAVLAYLNEKYGRLPWKTVVQPAIEIAGCGYRITKLQERLLNREHKNFLQVSSRSGVRYFFKSDGKPYNAGDLFVQNDLAKTLAIIADNGCEEFYRGKIAQQIDADMKKHRGFLRFEDLALIPEVIERKPLKSSYRGHAISVFPPPGSGETLLLILAMMEFVPQELFAGNTPEAYGILADIFYLAFIEYRQTPRNPNTFPQIVDKIGKRSEIAKRLIAHIDKNRGLRFSDPEAIAKQGLGETTHLSVMDGDGNAVGLTQSINLVYGSKAAAEGLGFIYNNYIEAFQYNKPDHYYNLRPGGIPWPCAVPAIIFKQSKPWIVLGSPGSQRIFSSMVQFISGIIDQHLPISEAMIKPRIHSEANGELSLEIERFAPDIIDFLATQGLRLKSREPLSFYMGAIQAVLKCQTGNGFQGVADIRRDGTATGF